From Candidatus Nitricoxidivorans perseverans, the proteins below share one genomic window:
- a CDS encoding CBS domain-containing protein: MDPDSKPSLLERLSSLLMREPEDREQLLELLHGAFERNLLDADALSIIEGALQVSDMAVRDIMVPRAQMDVVSIDDPIEKIAEFVIGAAHSRYPVTGENRDDVIGILLAKDLLRHFAGREFDLRDTLRPAVFIPESKRLNVLLREFRASRNHMAIVVDEYGGVAGLVTIEDVLEQIVGDIEDEYDFDEASDNIVLDNLGHYRIKAQTEIADFNAAFGTAFPDEDYDTVGGLVIHQLGRLPKRNEAVQLDGLRVQVLRADSRRVHTLLVSPQRDLALKTEE, translated from the coding sequence ATGGATCCTGACAGTAAACCCTCGCTGCTCGAACGCCTCTCCTCGCTGCTCATGCGCGAGCCCGAGGACCGCGAACAACTCCTCGAACTGCTGCACGGCGCCTTCGAGCGCAACCTGCTCGACGCCGACGCCCTCTCGATCATCGAGGGCGCGCTCCAGGTGTCCGACATGGCGGTGCGCGACATCATGGTGCCGCGCGCCCAGATGGATGTCGTGAGCATCGACGACCCGATCGAAAAGATCGCCGAGTTCGTCATCGGGGCCGCCCACTCCCGCTACCCCGTCACTGGCGAGAACCGGGACGACGTCATCGGCATCCTGCTTGCCAAGGATCTGCTGCGCCACTTCGCCGGCCGCGAGTTCGACCTGCGCGACACCCTGCGCCCAGCGGTGTTCATCCCGGAATCCAAGCGCCTCAACGTGCTGCTGCGCGAGTTCCGCGCCTCGCGCAACCACATGGCCATCGTCGTCGACGAGTACGGCGGCGTGGCTGGGCTCGTGACCATCGAGGATGTGCTCGAACAGATCGTCGGCGACATCGAGGACGAATACGACTTCGACGAAGCCTCCGACAACATCGTGCTCGACAACCTGGGACACTATCGCATCAAGGCGCAGACCGAGATCGCCGACTTCAACGCGGCCTTCGGCACGGCGTTCCCCGACGAGGACTACGATACCGTCGGCGGCCTTGTCATCCACCAGCTCGGCCGCCTGCCAAAACGCAACGAAGCCGTGCAGCTCGACGGCCTGCGCGTCCAGGTGCTGCGCGCCGACAGCCGGCGCGTGCATACGCTCCTGGTCAGCCCGCAGCGCGATCTCGCCCTGAAGACCGAGGAATGA
- the ybeY gene encoding rRNA maturation RNase YbeY, giving the protein MPSPRPELSLCVQYACKDAALPLRPQVRRWVRATQEHPVQATVRFVDAEEGRSLNRDWRGRDYATNVLSFPYETAPATVGDLAICVPVVLREAREQGKTAEAHFAHLIVHGMLHLQGYDHETGPEDAERMEAREREILARLGYPDPYHGS; this is encoded by the coding sequence ATGCCGAGCCCAAGGCCTGAACTTTCCCTCTGCGTGCAATACGCCTGCAAGGATGCGGCGCTACCCTTGCGGCCGCAGGTGCGCCGCTGGGTGCGCGCCACTCAGGAGCACCCCGTGCAGGCCACCGTCCGATTCGTCGATGCCGAAGAAGGCCGCTCGCTCAACCGCGACTGGCGCGGCAGGGACTACGCCACCAATGTGCTGTCTTTCCCCTACGAAACGGCGCCCGCCACCGTGGGCGACCTTGCGATCTGCGTCCCCGTCGTGCTGCGCGAGGCGCGCGAGCAGGGCAAGACCGCCGAGGCGCACTTCGCCCACCTGATCGTGCATGGTATGCTGCACCTGCAAGGGTACGACCACGAGACCGGCCCGGAAGACGCGGAACGAATGGAAGCGCGGGAGCGCGAAATCCTCGCACGCCTTGGCTACCCCGACCCCTACCATGGATCCTGA
- a CDS encoding PhoH family protein, with the protein MKPRPFEILLQPADNERLANLCGSLDENIRQIETAYDVTIARRGDRCRIAGDAAQARLAGQALQHFHELAGQPLSVDDVQLGLVELRNRGREVSPAPALLTRKPDLHGRTRHQVDYLRQIQEHDITFGIGPAGTGKTFLAVASAVDAFERDLISRIVLTRPAVEAGERLGFLPGDLAQKVDPYLRPLYDALYDLMGFEKVGKLFEKQAIEIAPLAYMRGRTLNHAFIILDEAQNTTPEQMKMFLTRIGIGARAVITGDVTQIDLAKGQKSGLVEARRVLAEVRGIAFTDFDATDVVRHPLVARIVEAYERHAEPKA; encoded by the coding sequence ATGAAACCCAGGCCGTTCGAAATCCTTCTCCAGCCCGCCGACAACGAGCGGCTGGCCAACCTCTGCGGCTCGCTCGACGAGAACATCCGCCAGATCGAAACCGCTTACGACGTCACCATCGCCCGGCGCGGCGATCGCTGCCGCATCGCCGGCGACGCGGCGCAGGCGCGGCTCGCCGGCCAGGCCCTGCAGCACTTCCACGAGCTGGCGGGCCAGCCCCTTTCGGTGGACGACGTCCAGCTTGGCCTGGTGGAGCTGCGCAACCGCGGCCGGGAGGTGTCGCCGGCGCCGGCTCTGCTGACGCGCAAGCCCGACCTGCACGGCAGGACAAGGCATCAGGTGGACTACCTGCGCCAGATCCAGGAGCACGACATCACCTTCGGCATCGGCCCCGCCGGCACCGGCAAGACCTTCCTTGCCGTCGCCTCGGCGGTCGACGCCTTCGAGCGCGACCTCATCTCCCGCATCGTGCTTACGCGCCCCGCCGTGGAAGCCGGCGAGCGGCTCGGCTTCCTGCCCGGAGACCTCGCCCAGAAGGTCGACCCCTACCTGCGACCGCTCTACGACGCGCTCTACGACCTCATGGGTTTCGAGAAGGTGGGTAAGCTGTTCGAAAAGCAGGCCATCGAGATCGCCCCGCTCGCCTACATGCGCGGCCGCACGCTCAACCACGCCTTCATCATCCTCGACGAGGCCCAGAACACCACGCCGGAGCAGATGAAGATGTTCCTCACGCGCATCGGCATCGGCGCCAGGGCCGTCATCACCGGCGACGTGACCCAGATCGACCTCGCCAAGGGCCAGAAGTCCGGCCTGGTGGAGGCGCGCCGGGTGCTGGCCGAGGTGCGCGGCATCGCCTTCACCGATTTCGACGCCACCGACGTCGTGCGCCACCCATTGGTGGCGCGCATCGTCGAGGCCTACGAACGGCATGCCGAGCCCAAGGCCTGA
- the miaB gene encoding tRNA (N6-isopentenyl adenosine(37)-C2)-methylthiotransferase MiaB, with product MAGKVFIRTFGCQMNEYDSDRMADVLRSASGAVRTDNPEEADIILFNTCSVREKAQEKVFHELGRVRPLKQRNPRLVIGVGGCVASQEGEAIVARAPFVDLVFGPQTLHRLPQMIAERRKSGRVQVDVSFPEMEKFDALPPARQEGASAFVSIMEGCSKFCTYCIVPFTRGDEVSRPLADVIDEVAGLAAQGVREVTLLGQNVNAWRHDDADLAFLIEAVAGMPGIDRIRYTTSHPREMGGRMFDVYARVPKLVSHLHLPVQSGSDRVLAAMKRGYTAIEYKSVVRKLRAARPDISISSDFIVGFPGETEEDFEKTMKLIDEVGFDASFSFIFSPRPGTPAAEMADDTPAEAKSARLARLQKRIEAQSFAISQRMVGTVQRVLVEGHARKDTRELAGRTDNNRVVNFAGPERLIGHFIDLAITAALPHSLRGEAVTSES from the coding sequence ATGGCCGGAAAGGTGTTCATCCGTACCTTCGGGTGCCAGATGAACGAGTACGATTCGGACCGAATGGCCGACGTGCTCCGCTCGGCCTCGGGCGCGGTCAGGACCGACAACCCCGAAGAGGCGGACATCATCCTCTTCAACACCTGCTCGGTGCGTGAGAAGGCCCAGGAAAAGGTATTTCACGAATTGGGCCGCGTGCGGCCGCTCAAGCAGAGGAATCCCCGGCTGGTCATCGGCGTCGGCGGCTGCGTCGCCAGCCAGGAGGGCGAGGCCATCGTCGCGCGCGCGCCCTTCGTCGACCTCGTCTTCGGCCCGCAGACGCTGCATCGCCTGCCGCAGATGATCGCCGAACGCCGGAAGAGCGGCCGCGTCCAGGTGGACGTTTCCTTCCCCGAAATGGAGAAGTTCGACGCCCTGCCGCCGGCCAGGCAGGAGGGCGCATCGGCGTTCGTCTCGATCATGGAGGGCTGCTCGAAGTTCTGCACGTACTGCATCGTGCCCTTCACGCGCGGCGACGAGGTGTCGCGGCCGCTGGCCGACGTGATCGACGAGGTGGCCGGCCTTGCGGCGCAGGGCGTGAGGGAAGTGACGCTGCTCGGCCAGAACGTGAATGCATGGCGCCATGACGATGCGGATCTCGCCTTTCTCATCGAAGCCGTCGCCGGGATGCCGGGCATTGATCGCATCCGCTATACGACCTCGCATCCGCGCGAGATGGGCGGCCGCATGTTTGACGTCTATGCCCGCGTGCCCAAGCTGGTGTCGCACCTGCACCTGCCGGTGCAGTCGGGTTCCGACCGAGTGCTGGCCGCCATGAAGCGCGGCTACACGGCGATCGAATACAAGTCCGTCGTCAGGAAGCTGCGGGCCGCGCGGCCGGACATTTCGATCTCGTCGGACTTCATCGTCGGCTTTCCCGGCGAGACGGAGGAAGATTTCGAAAAGACGATGAAACTGATCGACGAGGTCGGCTTCGACGCGAGCTTCTCCTTCATCTTCAGCCCGCGGCCCGGCACGCCGGCCGCCGAGATGGCCGATGACACGCCGGCCGAGGCGAAGTCCGCGCGCCTCGCGCGCCTGCAGAAGCGCATCGAGGCGCAGTCCTTCGCGATTTCGCAGCGCATGGTCGGCACCGTGCAGCGCGTGCTGGTCGAAGGCCATGCCAGGAAGGACACCCGCGAGCTGGCCGGCCGCACCGACAACAATCGCGTCGTCAACTTCGCCGGCCCGGAAAGGCTGATCGGCCATTTCATCGACCTCGCCATCACCGCCGCCTTGCCGCACAGCCTGCGCGGCGAAGCGGTCACATCGGAATCATGA
- the queC gene encoding 7-cyano-7-deazaguanine synthase QueC: MNPDNPAIVLLSGGLDSATALAIARDEGFSCHCLSVDYGQRHGSELVAARRVAQALGAREHRILHFDIAQFGGSALTDAAIDVPTGGLQSGIPVTYVPARNTILLSLALAWAEVIGAQDIFLGVNAVDYSGYPDCRSEYIRAFEAMANLATKAAVEGRPLRLHAPLIELSKADIVRRGVALGVDYGLTVSCYQADADGRACGVCDSCRLRRAGFEAAGATDPTRYRI; this comes from the coding sequence ATGAATCCCGACAACCCTGCCATTGTCCTGCTCTCCGGCGGCCTCGACTCCGCCACCGCGCTCGCCATCGCCCGCGACGAAGGCTTCAGCTGCCATTGCCTTTCGGTGGATTACGGCCAGCGCCACGGCTCGGAGCTGGTGGCGGCGCGGCGGGTGGCGCAAGCTCTTGGCGCGCGAGAACACCGCATCCTCCATTTCGATATCGCCCAGTTCGGCGGCTCGGCGCTGACAGATGCGGCCATCGATGTGCCGACAGGGGGTCTTCAATCCGGCATTCCCGTCACCTACGTTCCCGCCCGCAATACCATCCTACTTTCCCTGGCGCTGGCCTGGGCCGAGGTGATCGGGGCGCAGGATATTTTTCTCGGCGTCAATGCCGTCGATTATTCCGGCTATCCGGACTGCCGCTCCGAATACATCCGCGCCTTCGAGGCCATGGCCAACCTGGCCACCAAGGCCGCCGTCGAGGGCCGCCCGCTGCGTCTGCACGCGCCGCTGATCGAACTTTCCAAGGCCGATATCGTCCGCCGCGGCGTCGCGCTGGGCGTCGACTACGGCCTGACGGTGTCGTGCTACCAGGCCGACGCGGACGGCCGCGCCTGCGGCGTCTGTGATTCCTGCCGTCTGCGCCGGGCCGGTTTCGAAGCGGCCGGGGCAACCGACCCGACCCGCTATCGCATCTGA
- a CDS encoding YeeE/YedE family protein, with protein MEFGIHQKILLSVFAVAAIMGATANKTNFCTMGAVSDWVNMDDKGRMRSWLLAVAVAMGGVLILEALGKVNLSGMTFPPYRTANFAWLRYLLGGLLFGVGMTLGSGCGNKTLVRIGAGNLKSFFVLAIAAGMSYLMLWTDFYLTVFDSWMAPLTVNLGTAIGAKSQTLDGIVGGLMGMDSTATLHLILGGIVVLGLLIFIFSSEDFRGNRDNILGGTVVGLAVVAGWYLTGSALGAEWKEWAEMADTPPSRVEVQSFTFISPMGDSVRYLMNPTDLSLINFGVTALTGVIVGSFLYAGISRSIRFEWFVSVGDFFNHAIGGVLMGVGGVLSMGCTIGQGITGFSTLALGSMLTFAAIVAGAAGTMKYQYWRMMREA; from the coding sequence ATGGAATTCGGCATTCATCAGAAGATCCTGCTGTCCGTATTCGCCGTCGCCGCCATCATGGGCGCCACGGCCAACAAGACCAACTTTTGCACCATGGGCGCAGTCTCCGACTGGGTCAACATGGACGATAAGGGCCGGATGCGCTCCTGGCTGCTGGCTGTCGCCGTGGCCATGGGCGGCGTCCTGATCTTGGAAGCGCTGGGCAAGGTCAACCTGTCCGGCATGACCTTCCCGCCCTACCGCACCGCCAACTTCGCCTGGCTGCGCTACCTACTCGGCGGCCTGCTGTTCGGCGTCGGCATGACCCTGGGCTCCGGCTGCGGCAACAAGACCCTGGTGCGCATCGGCGCCGGCAACCTCAAATCCTTTTTCGTGCTGGCCATCGCCGCCGGCATGTCCTACCTGATGCTCTGGACCGATTTCTACCTCACGGTCTTCGACAGCTGGATGGCGCCCCTGACCGTCAATCTCGGCACGGCCATCGGCGCCAAGAGCCAAACGCTCGACGGCATCGTCGGCGGACTGATGGGCATGGACAGCACCGCCACGCTGCACTTGATCCTCGGCGGCATCGTCGTGCTGGGCCTGCTGATCTTCATCTTCTCTTCCGAGGATTTTCGCGGCAACCGCGACAACATCCTCGGCGGCACGGTGGTCGGCCTGGCCGTGGTGGCCGGCTGGTACCTGACCGGCAGCGCGCTGGGCGCCGAGTGGAAGGAATGGGCCGAGATGGCCGACACGCCGCCTTCGCGCGTCGAGGTGCAGTCCTTCACCTTCATCAGCCCGATGGGGGATTCCGTCCGCTACCTGATGAACCCGACCGATCTTTCGCTGATCAATTTCGGCGTCACGGCGCTGACCGGCGTCATCGTCGGATCGTTCCTCTATGCCGGGATCAGCCGCAGCATCCGCTTCGAGTGGTTCGTCAGCGTCGGCGACTTCTTCAATCACGCCATCGGCGGCGTGCTCATGGGTGTCGGCGGCGTCCTCTCCATGGGTTGCACCATCGGGCAGGGGATCACCGGGTTTTCGACCCTGGCGCTCGGCTCCATGCTGACCTTTGCCGCCATCGTCGCCGGGGCCGCCGGGACGATGAAATACCAGTATTGGAGGATGATGCGGGAGGCTTAA